A single genomic interval of Festucalex cinctus isolate MCC-2025b chromosome 16, RoL_Fcin_1.0, whole genome shotgun sequence harbors:
- the znf219 gene encoding zinc finger protein 219 isoform X2 yields MDSLSEFVLPCSPEPLPHPKSPEASLHPPDAASCPALSVSPHTELDHPNHVGQEDDQQNGDALPSPTPAVALFPGGGGAEAGRSPSLNSSPPATPLAAPLGFGALEFALSSGPSGSCNDELDLQLFQRDAVARAATGPSLRFSCHVCGKRFRFQSILSLHARAHSLDRHRQVSSRYRSALASAPLKQNLRVQQNKKEQIQNYRKYSVSENLTHVLQEDEDEIKGTELEQNHTAGSPPLNEDLAHWTASTPAPPTFRCHACKGKFRTASELARHVRILHNPYKCTLCPFSANQEGSLASHLQECHPSPEAPTLPSAFSNSSPVGAPSEAPQTSSPAKISASSSLPAFRCDTCGQRFTQSWFLKGHMRKHKDSLDHKCQVCGRGFKEPWFLKNHMKVHLNKLGLKAGLGSNDADPQAKGSAAHLSLNALYSSLLLAHQGSARAGQGRPEKETASRVRTGSGKSAILGYLGLPSDGGGASCTERLQAVAQVAERGNSGGSVSSEGGDAGRERTEPRCTTDGGEPTPWWQLVARSLAVAQQQQLREKDRAHHTRLTRTLGAETDPVRAYSDAMDPRGASGGASGAAEGPWECPDCGKLFQNLQQVLVHARVHAPKAQEEGSVGEMDGTCSSSRARGSQGELGRESNTQQATAASFPSATPGFKGENGTMAALSAVASLPSSRECVRGRGIKDCPYCGKAFRSSHHLKVHLRVHTGERPYKCPHCDYAGTQSGSLKYHLQRHHREQRNSPGSATSPVGKLAAAINGLTSVKQRRSQTDHKARSDGHASGPGQRSWLLGLPQQQEHRSLRDVDAETQYHYLSGAMGAFYPGGMERAWIRESPPPKVLKVSRRKPLTTNRIVVACDKPAPTALNQSGVFEPLDLSRRPTSSGGLEEGGGEGIKLKQCLECPFRTSSAELMTMHLQVNHTSKSRRKISPLPTFDDEDEDEDGAPKGSKSCHQPDSLRIWGHTDVSQVGSQQGSNQTWTSNGLPPDHRGEKTESNWASSDGPVLQSELGDEEGEEQDDDEECSSCPEDQHEGNVLTD; encoded by the exons TGGACCACCCCAACCACGTGGGCCAAGAAGATGACCAACAGAATGGTGACGCTCTTCCGTCCCCCACCCCAGCTGTGGCTCTATTCCCGGGAGGGGGTGGAGCCGAAGCAGGACGCAGTCCGAGTCTGAACTCTTCCCCGCCGGCCACACCCTTGGCAGCCCCCCTCGGCTTTGGAGCTCTTGAGTTCGCTCTCTCTTCAGGACCCAGCGGAAGCTGCAATGATGAGCTGGACTTGCAGCTCTTCCAAAGGGACGCCGTCGCCAGGGCGGCGACAGGACCATCGCTCCGGTTCTCCTGTCACGTCTGTGGGAAGCGATTCCGATTCCAAAGCATTTTATCTCTTCACGCCAGAGCCCACAGTCTGGACCGACACCGCCAGGTCTCGTCGCGTTATCGGAGCGCTCTTGCGTCAGCGCCTCTCAAACAGAACCTCAGAGTCCAACAGAACAAAAAAGAGCAGATTCAGAATTACAGAAAATACTCGGTGAGTGAGAATCTTACACACGTACTCCAAGAGGATGAGGACGAGATCAAAGGTACGGAATTGGAGCAGAACCACACAGCAGGGAGCCCTCCACTAAATGAAGACCTTGCTCATTGGACGGCATCCACCCCTGCCCCACCGACGTTCCGTTGCCATGCCTGCAAAGGAAAATTTCGTACGGCTTCCGAGTTGGCGCGTCACGTTCGCATTCTCCACAATCCGTACAAATGCACCCTTTGTCCTTTCTCCGCCAACCAGGAAGGCTCCCTGGCTTCCCATCTGCAGGAGTGCCACCCCTCCCCGGAGGCGCCCACTTTGCCTTCGGCTTTTTCAAATTCCAGCCCGGTTGGCGCCCCCTCAGAAGCTCCCCAAACTTCATCACCTGCCAAAATATCAGCATCATCCTCGTTACCGGCATTCCGTTGCGATACATGCGGGCAGAGATTCACTCAGTCATGGTTCCTCAAGGGACACATGCGAAAGCACAAGGACTCCTTGGACCATAAGTGCCAGGTGTGCGGGCGCGGCTTCAAGGAGCCATGGTTCCTCAAAAACCACATGAAAGTTCACCTCAACAAGCTAGGTCTCAAAGCCGGCTTGGGAAGCAACGACGCTGATCCACAGGCTAAAGGCTCCGCGGCGCACCTATCCTTAAACGCCCTCTACTCCAGCCTTCTTCTGGCTCACCAGGGGTCTGCCAGAGCAGGGCAAGGGAGACCAGAGAAAGAGACTGCAAGTAGGGTGCGGACGGGTTCCGGCAAGTCAGCTATCCTGGGCTACTTGGGCCTCCCCAGTGACGGCGGTGGGGCCAGTTGCACGGAGAGACTCCAAGCGGTGGCCCAGGTGGCTGAGAGGGGAAACAGCGGTGGCAGCGTGAGCTCAGAAGGTGGAGATGCCGGAAGAGAGAGGACAGAGCCCAGATGTACCACCGACGGAGGTGAGCCAACTCCCTGGTGGCAGCTGGTGGCTCGAAGCCTCGCTGTGGCTCAGCAGCAACAGCTTAGAGAGAAAGACAGGGCTCACCATACCCGTCTAACCAGGACCTTGGGAGCAGAGACCGATCCGGTCCGAGCCTACTCTGATGCTATGGATCCTAGAGGAGCTTCCGGAGGAGCCTCGGGTGCAGCCGAAGGTCCGTGGGAATGCCCTGACTGCGGAAAGCTCTTCCAGAACCTTCAGCAGGTGCTTGTTCACGCCCGTGTTCACGCACCCAAGGCCCAGGAAGAAGGCTCTGTAGGTGAGATGGATGGAACTTGCAGCTCCAGCCGAGCCAGAGGAAGCCAAGGTGAACTCGGGCGGGAATCCAACACTCAACAAGCAACAGCAGCGAGCTTTCCTTCTGCTACGCCAGGCTTCAAAG GAGAGAACGGGACCATGGCAGCTCTGTCTGCCGTGGCCTCGCTTCCCAGCAGCAGGGAGTGCGTCCGTGGTCGAGGGATTAAGGATTGTCCCTACTGCGGTAAAGCCTTCCGCTCATCCCATCACCTTAAAGTGCACCTGAGAGTCCACACAG GTGAGAGACCCTACAAGTGCCCCCACTGCGACTATGCTGGCACCCAGTCAGGCTCGCTCAAATACCACCTTCAGCGGCATCACAGGGAGCAACGCAACTCACCAGGTTCCGCCACGTCCCCTGTGGGCAAACTTGCCGCCGCCATCAATGGTCTGACCTCCGTTAAGCAGCGCCGATCGCAAACCGACCACAAAGCTCGTTCGGACGGCCACGCCTCGGGGCCCGGCCAGCGATCTTGGCTCCTTGGGCTTCCGCAGCAGCAGGAGCATCGGTCTCTAAGGGATGTTGACGCGGAGACCCAGTACCACTATCTATCGGGGGCGATGGGGGCCTTTTACCCTGGTGGTATGGAAAGAGCATGGATCAGGGAGTCTCCTCCTCCCAAAGTCCTCAAGGTTTCTCGCCGTAAGCCCCTTACCACCAACCGGATAGTGGTGGCCTGCGACAAACCAGCGCCGACTGCTCTGAATCAATCGGGCGTCTTTGAACCTCTCGATCTGTCCCGCCGTCCCACGTCAAGCGGAGGGctggaagaaggaggaggagaaggcatCAAACTGAAGCAGTGTTTGGAGTGTCCATTTCGGACATCCTCTGCTGAGCTCATGACCATGCACCTCCAGGTTAACCACACCAGTAAGTCCCGACGCAAAATTAGCCCTTTGCCCACCTTCGACGATGAGGACGAGGATGAGGACGGAGCCCCGAAGGGCAGCAAATCCTGCCACCAGCCCGACTCCCTCAGAATTTGGGGACACACTGACGTGTCCCAAGTGGGATCCCAGCAAGGCTCCAACCAGACCTGGACCTCCAATGGGCTCCCTCCAGACCATCGTGG